A stretch of DNA from Granulicella pectinivorans:
AGTTCGAGTTCCCCTTCGAGGTGGTCTATCCCCAGACCCTCGACGCCGGCCACCTCCACGACCATTACGACGTCCTCATCCTCGCCGACGGAGCCATCCAGAGGCGAGCCGGCAGCGGCGACGCCTCCGAGCGTCCCAACGGCCAGCCCAAACCCGAAGACATCCCCGCCGAGTTCCGCCCCTGGCTCGGCCGCATCACGCCGAAAACCACCATCCCCCAGCTCCAGCAGTTCGCCCAGGACGGAGGAACCATCCTCACCATCGGCTCCTCCACCGCCCTCGCCGACCTCCTCCACCTCCCCGTCCGCGACGGACTCACCGAACTCCGCCAGGAGAAGGAAGAACCCCTCCCCCGCGAGAAGTTCTACATCCCTGGCTCGCTCCTCCGCGCCCAGATCGACAACACCGTCCCGCTCGCCTACGGCCTGCCCACCAGCCTGGATGTCTTCTTCGACAACAGCCCATCCTTCCGCCTCGCCCCCGACGCCGAGCTCAACCACGTTCACGCCGTCTCCTGGTACAAAGGCCCCTCCGTCCTCGATTCAGGCTGGGCCTGGGGTCAGCAATACCTCGACGGCACCGCGGCCGTAGTGGACATCGCCGTCGGAAAGGGAAGGGTAGTCCTCTTCGGCCCCGAAATAGCCTTCCGCGGCCAGCCCCACGGAACCTTCAAACTCCTCTTCAACGGCATCCTCACCAGCGCCTCCAATCCGCGATAACGCCGGGTGCCCCACATCTCGCTTCTGAGATGTGGGTTCCACCGGGGCCGATAAGCCTCACACGCTCATCCCTACGGATAAAGCTTCGCCCCCAAAATCTCCGGCTCCGCCTCTCCCGCCGCCACCACCATCTTCTTCAGCTCCGCCCGCAGCTCCTCCGCCTTCGCCTTATACTCCGCGCGCCCCGCCAGATTCACCAGCTCATGCGGATCCGCCCGCTGATCGTACATCTGGTACTCCGTATACGTCTTCGCCGCCGGCGTGTCCTTCTTCCCCGAAATATCCGCCACGCAATACGTCCAGTCCGGCGTCCGAATCGCCCGCGCCGTCATCGACTCGCTGATCTGGATCAACTGCCTGTTCGGCCAGTGCTCCCGGGCCGCCGGATCGTTCAGCAAAGGCACCGCACTCTTGCCCTTCCACGTCGAAGGCACCGGCACCCCAGCCGCCTCCAGCAGCGTAGGCGCCACATCGATCAAACCAATCAACTCCGGAATCTGCTGCCGCCCCCGGAACCCCGGCCCATCGATCACCAGCGGCACCCGGATCGAGCTGTTATGCGTGCTCCGCTTGTACTCCGTGTTCCGCGTCATGAAGTGGCATCCATGGTCGCTGAAGAAGACGAAGATCGTATTCTCCGCAAGCCCCTCCTCCTCCAGAATCTTCCTCACCCGGCCCACCGAAGTATCGATCGCCTCGACACATCCGTAGTAGTCCGGCAACTGCGCCTGCCACGTCCCCGGTAGAGCCCGCAGGTCATCCGGCACCGTCGCATTGGCAAACCGCTGTACCGAACCCTTCGGCCCGATCGGCTGGTGCATGTCGTTCTGCTGGTGCGGCTCCAACTGCGAGAGAAACAGAAAGAACGGCTTCTCATGCTTCTGCCGCAAGAACTTCTCCGCCCGATCCGTCAGGAAGTCCACCCGGTACTCGTCCTTGTACGTAATCTCCTTGCCATCCCCATCCCAGATCGTCCCCTCGTAGGGGTGCGACGTATTCTCCAGCGCATTCGCCCCCTCCCACAGATCCATGAACCCACTCCGGTACTCCTTCGGCACAAACCCGATGCTCCCGCCATCCTCCTTCTTCTCCGGCGCCAGATGCCACTTGCCGATCAGGTTGGTCGAGTAGCCCGCCGCATGCAACTCGCCCGGCAGCGTGGAAAGCTCCTTGTGGATCGGGAACCCGTTATGCCACACCCCCGTCTCCGTCGCATACCGGCTCGTAAACACCACCGACCGCGCCGGCGAGCACACCGGTTGGTTCGTCACCGCATGCGTAAAGTTCTTCCCACGGGCGGCCATCGCATCCAGGTGCGGCGTCCGCGTCGAATGGTTCTTCTCATTCGCCCCCAGAAAATCCCACCGGAACTGGTCCGCCAGATAAAGAATGATGTTCGGCCTCACCACCGTCTTCGCCTTCTGCCCCTCAGCGCCGGCCGCAGTAGCCGCCGCCACCGCACTCGCCACCGCACCCTTCAAAAACGACCGCCGCGCAGCCACGCTCTCCACCGTCTTCGTCATCGCTCAATCTCCTCCCCATAGTCTCGCAGCAAACCGGCTTTTCCCTTATTCGAACAGGCGTGCGAATATCGAATCCAAAACAGACCAATTTTCGCGCATCGCGCATTCACCGCATATTGGCCACACTATCCATGCATTTGTCCACGTTTTAACGTCCCAAACGTCTCTGGTGAAACCTTGGGTTTTTCGCATCGCCACCCCACGAAGTCCTTTAGAACACCAGGATACGGGCACAAGAAAAAGTGCACCGAAAACGGTGCACTTTCAGACCACTTTTACGAGCAGAGGTTGGACCTCTTACCGTCCACGCCACTCCAGAATCTCTTCCAGAGCGCCCTTGCAATTCTCCAGCGCAGCCTCCGCCGTCAGGCCATACTTCTCCCGCAGCGACTCCACCTTGCCATGCTCGATGAACTCATCCGGCCATCCCACGCGCACCACCGGGATATCGATCCGCAGCGCATTCAGCGTCTCCAGAATCGCCGATCCAAAGCCGCCCGCCAGCACATGGTCCTCAAACGTCACCACAAGCTCGCACGCCGCGCCAAACGTATCCACGCAGTCCTTGTCGATCGGTTTCGCAAACCGGGGATTGATCACCGCGACGGAGAAGCCCTGTGCCTTCAACATCTGCGCCAGACGCTCCGCCTCGGCCAGCATCGCGCCCAGCCCGAAGATCACAACCTCCGCGCCCGGCTTGCCCGAGATCACCTCAGCCTTGCCGATCTCCAGAACCGCCGGCTGATCCTTGACGGCCACGCCCGGCCCCGTGCCACGCGGATACCGAATCGCGCTCGGTCCCTCGTGCAGCATCGCCGTGTACATCATGTCCGCCAGCTCGTCCTCGTCCTTCGGAACCATATGAATCAGGTTCGGAACGCTGCGCAAATAGCTGATATCGAAGAGTCCATGGTGAGTCGGTCCGTCGTCGCCGCTCAACCCGCCGCGATCCATGCAGAACACCACCGGCAGATTCTGCAGCGCCACATCATGCACAATCTGGTCGAACGCCCTCTGCAAAAACGTCGAGTAGATCGCGCAGAAAGGCTTGTATCCCTTGGTCGCCATGCCTGCGGCAAACAGCACCGCGTGCTCCTCCGCGATGCCCACGTCGAAATACCGCGTCGGATGCACCGGCCGGAAAAGGTCAAGCGCCGTTCCGTTCGGCATAGCCGCCGTAATCGCTACTACCTTGTCGTTCCCAGTCGCCAGCTTCGTCAGCGTCTCGGCAAAGATCTCCGAGTACGTCTTCTGCACCGCGGGCTTGGTCTCACCCGTCTCCGGATGGTACGGCCCCAGTCCATGGAACTTCTTCTGCCCTTCGATCGCCGGCTGGAACCCGCGTCCCTTCTGCGTGATCGCATGCAGCACGACGGGCTTGTTCTGCGTCTTCAGGAACTTGAACGTCTCGATCAAATTCGGCAGGTTATGCCCATCGATCGGCCCAAAGTAGCTGATCCCGAACTCCTCGAAGATCATCCCGCGACCGACCAGTCCTTTGGCGGCTTCCTCAGCCTTCTTCGCAACATGCCTCGCTGCCTTGCCGCCGATCATCTCGACAAACTCAACCGCCTTGTCATGCAGGCTGTTGTAGGTCGAGTTCATCACGATCTTGTGGAAATATTCCGCGATCGCCCCGACGTTCTTGTCGATCGACCACTCGTTGTCGTTCAGCACGATGATCAGGCGCTTGGTCTGCGCGGCGATATTGTTCAGCGCCTCGAACGAGATCCCGTTCGTAAACGCCGCATCCCCCGCCAGCGCCACGATATGCTCGCTTCCGCCCGACATATCCCGTGCCACTGCCATGCCCAGCGCCGCCGACAACGCCGTCCCGGCATGCCCCGCGCCATAGCTGTCGTGCTCGCTCTCGGTCCGCAGCATAAAGCCGTTCAACCCGCCCGGCTGCCGGATCGTATCGAACAAATGCTCGCGCCCCGTCAGCAGCTTGTGGACGTACGCCTGGTGGCTCACATCGAAGATGAAGCTGTCCGTCGGCGTGTCGAACACATAGTGCATCGCAATCGTCAGTTCGACGACGCCCAGGTTCGGGCCGATATGCCCGCCCGTCTTGGCCACACCCTGAATGAGCCGTTCGCGTATCTCCTCGGCCAACTGGGTCAGTTGTGGCATCGAAAGAGCTTTGACATCGGCCGGCGACTTGATCCTGCTTAAAATCGTATCCATAGTTCCGTTCTTCTCAGCCGCTCCCTGCAGGAAGCCGCAACCATTCACTATACCAACACTGGACGCCGGGGAAAGATGCTTCGGCTACAGGACCACCGTGTATCCTGCTCAAATCCACCTTATGAAACACGTCAACTCCACCCCGGCCCGTCTTGAAGCCTTCTCCGATGGCGTCATCGCCGTCATCATCACCATCATGGTGCTGGAGCTCAAGGTCCCGCACGAAGACGGCTTCGCCGGCCTCCGTCAGGTCCTGCCAACGCTCCTCATCTACGCCCTGTCCTTCACCTACACCGGCATCTACTGGATAAACCACCGCCACCTCATCGACCGGTGCAGCGAACGCATCGACCGCGTCGACGAGGCCATGCTGTGGTCCAACCTGTTTCTTCTCTTCTGTTTATCGCTTTTGCCGTTCTCCACCGCCTACCTCCTCGACAAGCACCTCGACAGCCTTTCGGTCGCCCTCTACGGCACCGGAAACCTCGTCACCGGTTTCAGCTTCATGCTTTTGCGCCTTGCGATCCTGCGCCGTCTCCGCCGCTCCGGGAAGCTCCTGCACGAAGACATGGCCGCCCGCCCCAAGGACATGATCTCGGTCGTCACCTACGTCGTCTCCATTCCGCTGGCCTGCTACCACCCCGATGTCGCCCTCGGCCTGATCGCTGCCGTCACCCTCATCTGGATCATCCCGACCATCGGCGTCGAGCCCTGCGAAGATCACCTCCACAACGATCCGATCTAGTCCGCCATCCCCTCCAACACCACCTCGCTGATCGGCTCTACTCCAAACTCACCCTCCCACCGCGCGACGACCACGCTCGCCAGGCAATTTCCCACCACATTCACCATCGTTCTGCCCATATCCATCAGGGCGTCGATCCCCAGAATCACAAAAATCGGCTCGGTCGGCAGGCGGAAAGTCGCGGCGGTCGCCAACAAGACCACCAGCGTAGCCCGGGGCACACCCGCAACGCCCTTGCTGGTCAGGATCAGCGTGCCCATCATCAGCAACTGTTCGCCCCAGCTCATGTGAATCCCCGCCGCCTGCGCCACAAAGATGCTGGCCAACGCCAGGTAAAGCGTCGATCCATCCAGATTGAAGCTGTACCCTGCGGGAATCACAAACGCCAGGATGCGCCGCGGCACCCCCAGCGCCTCCATCGATTCCATCGCCCTCGGCAGCGCCGCTTCGCTCGCCGCCGTGGCAAACGCAATCGTGGCCGGCTCTGCCACGGCCCGCAGAAACCGCCTCACCGGCACGCCCGCGATCAGCGCCACCGGCAGCATCACCAGCACCGCGAAGGCGATCAACGCCGCATACAGCGTCAGCAGCAGCTTGCCCAGATTCACCAGCACTCCAAGCCCCAGGTGCCCCACGGTAAAGGCCATCGCCGCACCCACGCCGATTGGCGCAAAGTACATCACCACATTGGTGAACTTGAACATCACCTCGGAGAGGCTCTCGCACAGTCGCAGTACGGGCCCGCGCTTTTCTTCCGACAGGCAAGCCAGCGCAATGCCGAAGAACACGCCGAATACCGCTACCTGCAGAATCTGCCCTTCAGCGATCGACTTCGCAATATTCTCCGGAAAGATGTGCAGCAGAAAGTCGTCCCAGTGCAGAGGCGCTACCTTCTGGATCGCCTCCGCAGCCCCGGCTGCGGCCGGCAGCGACAACCCCACGCCTGCCTTCGAAATATTGATCGCCACCAGCCCAATCACCAGCGCCAGCGTCGTCAGCACCTCAAAGTAGATCAGGCTCTTCACCCCAATCCGCCCGACGCCCTTCAGGTCCCCATGTCCCGCTATACCGGTTACCAGTGTCGCCAGGATCAGCGGTGCGACGATCGTTTTGATCATCCGCAGAAAGATGTCCGAGAACACCCGCAGCGACCCCGCGAACACCGGAGCATCGAACCCGATCTCCGCCCCCGCCACCATCGCGATAAAGATCCACGGCGTAAGGCTTCGCCGGCGAACCCCATATACCGCTAAACCGGCAATGCCTGCCCAACGCACTACCTCACCCGCAAGGCGTGCAGTTGCCGCGCCATGACCCAGACTCTGGGTAAGGATGCCCACCAGGAAAAGCCCCACGCCGGGCAGCAGGAAGCCGAGATCGTTCTTGGAAATGTTCATGTGTTGCGCAGAATACAGCACCGGCCCGTACTCTTGCTTGGAGCCATGTCTTCCCCTGCTGGTAGCATCGAAGGCGTATGCGTTTGAAGCTCTTCGCCTCCGTCTTCGCATCTCTGCTGCCTGTCCTCACGGCGGCCGCGCAGCAACCTCTTCTGCCAGGGCAGGCCAGTGGATCCCTGCCGTTTGGTCCTGGAGCACCCACCGCAGCGTCGCCCCTCACGCAGCCCACCCTGTCTCCCGGTGTCTTCCTTCTCTTCGACCTCGAGCACCGCTTCGCCGCGTCCGTCGCCAAAGGTGGCGGCAAGGCCTTTGCCACCTGGTTCGCCGACGACGCCGTTACCCTGACCAACGGCAAACCCGCCGTCCTGGGACGGGGCAACATCGCAGCCCAGGCGAACTGGGATCCAAAGCTCTACCAACTCACCTGGACCCCGCAGGGTGCCCAGATGCTGCCCTCCAACGATGCCGGCTACACCTGGGGCCACTACGAGGGCCACGCCCGCGACCGCAACGGGCAGCCCATCGTCACCACCGGACGCTACATCACCCTCTGGAAGAAGACCCCCGATGGGAGCTGGAAGGTGGCGCTCGACGCCAGCGCCGACGAGCCCCCCAACGCCGGAGACTGCTGCACCCTGCCCAAGCCATGACGGCGACGGGTACGACTACCTAACCCTAAAGTTGCAGTGCGGAAATCGTTTCCAGTGCATACGATAGTGAGCCAGCACCTTTCTCGCGGCATCCAGCCATGAACGCTTTGCAGGAAAAAGACGAGCTCAAACGCATCGACGCCCTTGAGGAGTATGAGGTGCTCGGTGCTACGCCTGACGCGGCATTGGACGACATCGTCCGTCTCGCCGGACAGCTCTGCAACGCGCCTCTGGCTTTGATCGCCCTCGTCGGCCCCGACCGCCTCTACTTCCGCTCCGTCATCGGGGCCGAGATCTCCGATGCTCCCCGCGGCAATCTGCCGTTTGAGGATGTCCTTCTCTCCAACGACGTCTACGAAATTTCCGACGCACGCCTCGATCCGGCCTACCGCAACGGCATCGCGTTTGCCGGACGCAGCTTCCGCTTCTTCGCCGGGGCGCCTCTTGTCACACCGGCAGGCGCGGTTATCGGCAGCCTCAGCGTCATGGATTCGGCCAATCGCCGCCTTACCAACGCGCAGGTCACCAGCCTCGCCGCGCTTGCCCGTCAGGCCATCAACCAGCTTGAGCTCAACAACCGAATCCGGCAGATGGACCGCGCTGCGCACGCCCGTGTCCGCGCCGAATCCGCCCTCACCGTGGAGCGCAACTTCGTCTCAGCCGTCCTCGATACCGTCGGCGCTCTCGTCGTCGTCTACGACACCGCCGGTCGCATTGTCCGCTTCAACCGAGCCTGCGAAACCGCCTCCGGATACGACTTCCCCTCGCTCGTTGGACGCTACCCCTGGGAGCGTCTCATCCCGGAGAGCGATATTTCCACAGCCATCGACGCCTTCGAGCGGCTCCGCAACGGTGAGTTTCCCGCCACCTTCGAGAACAAGTGGGTCAGCCGCGATGGCTCTGAGCGTCTCATCGACTGGTGTGCGACAGCCCTGCTCGACCCCCAGGGCCAGGTCGCCTTCATCATCGCGACCGGCATCGACGTTACCGTGCAGCGCGCCGCCGAATCGACCCTCCGCGAGTCGGAAGCGCGTTATCGCCAGCTTGTCGAAGGCTCCCTCGGTATGGTCTGCACCCACGACCTCGACGGCGTCCTCCTCTCGGTCAACACCCACGGCGCACAGAGCATCGGACGCACCGTGGAGGATATGGTAGGCCGCTCGCTGGGCGACCTCATGATTCCGGGCAAGCAGGCGCTTCTCGAACCCTATCTCCAGCAGATCGAGGAGACGGGAGAAGCGCAGGGCCTGCTCTACCTCTCGCACGTCAACGGCGAACACCGCGTCATCGCCTATCGCAACAAGTTGATCGATGTTCCGGGGCACGAGCCGTATGTGCTCGGCTTCGGCGTCGATATCTCCGAGCAGGTCAAGGCAGAGGACAAGCTTCGCGTCCTCATCCGGCAGTCGAACTCCATCCTCGAGAGCGTCGGCGACGGCATCTACGGTATCGATCTCGAAGGCAAGGTCACGGTCATCAACCCTGCGGCCGCCCAGATGCTCGGCTACAAGCCCCAGGAACTTCTCGGCAAGGTCTTCCACGATGTGGTCCACCACACCCGGCCCGACGGCACCCCCTATCCGGAAGAAGAGTGCCCCGTCCGCCGCACCCTCATCAACCGCGACACCATTCGCGTCGCCAACGAGGTCTTCTGGCGTAAGGACGGCACCAGCTTCCCCGTGGAATACGTCGCGCGCCCTCAGATCGAGTCCAACAAGGACTCAGGACGCGAGGGGAAGGCCGTCGGAGTCGTCGTCGCCTTCACCGATACCACGGAACGCCGTGCCCTCGACCGCATGAAGGACGAGTTTGTCTCCACCGTCTCGCACGAGCTCCGCACGCCGTTGACCAGCCTGCGCGCCGCCCTGGGACTCATTGCTGGCGGAGCCCTCCAGAACCGCCCCGACAAGCTCCAGCACATGCTCGAGATCGCCATCGGCAACACCGACCGTCTCGTCCGCCTTGTGAACGACATCCTCGATCTCGAGCGCATCGGCTCCGGCCAGGCTGAACTGCACTACACCATGTGCTCCGTCGACGACCTTCTCCGCCGCGCCGCCGGCCTCCAGCAGACCGCTGCGGCCAAGAGCAGCATCGCCATCTCCTTCGACGCTGCCGGCGTCAACGTCTGGGCCGATCCGGACCGGGTGCTTCAGACTCTCACCAATCTCATCTCGAACGCCATCAAGTTCTCACCCGCGGG
This window harbors:
- a CDS encoding sulfatase-like hydrolase/transferase; this encodes MTKTVESVAARRSFLKGAVASAVAAATAAGAEGQKAKTVVRPNIILYLADQFRWDFLGANEKNHSTRTPHLDAMAARGKNFTHAVTNQPVCSPARSVVFTSRYATETGVWHNGFPIHKELSTLPGELHAAGYSTNLIGKWHLAPEKKEDGGSIGFVPKEYRSGFMDLWEGANALENTSHPYEGTIWDGDGKEITYKDEYRVDFLTDRAEKFLRQKHEKPFFLFLSQLEPHQQNDMHQPIGPKGSVQRFANATVPDDLRALPGTWQAQLPDYYGCVEAIDTSVGRVRKILEEEGLAENTIFVFFSDHGCHFMTRNTEYKRSTHNSSIRVPLVIDGPGFRGRQQIPELIGLIDVAPTLLEAAGVPVPSTWKGKSAVPLLNDPAAREHWPNRQLIQISESMTARAIRTPDWTYCVADISGKKDTPAAKTYTEYQMYDQRADPHELVNLAGRAEYKAKAEELRAELKKMVVAAGEAEPEILGAKLYP
- the dxs gene encoding 1-deoxy-D-xylulose-5-phosphate synthase — translated: MDTILSRIKSPADVKALSMPQLTQLAEEIRERLIQGVAKTGGHIGPNLGVVELTIAMHYVFDTPTDSFIFDVSHQAYVHKLLTGREHLFDTIRQPGGLNGFMLRTESEHDSYGAGHAGTALSAALGMAVARDMSGGSEHIVALAGDAAFTNGISFEALNNIAAQTKRLIIVLNDNEWSIDKNVGAIAEYFHKIVMNSTYNSLHDKAVEFVEMIGGKAARHVAKKAEEAAKGLVGRGMIFEEFGISYFGPIDGHNLPNLIETFKFLKTQNKPVVLHAITQKGRGFQPAIEGQKKFHGLGPYHPETGETKPAVQKTYSEIFAETLTKLATGNDKVVAITAAMPNGTALDLFRPVHPTRYFDVGIAEEHAVLFAAGMATKGYKPFCAIYSTFLQRAFDQIVHDVALQNLPVVFCMDRGGLSGDDGPTHHGLFDISYLRSVPNLIHMVPKDEDELADMMYTAMLHEGPSAIRYPRGTGPGVAVKDQPAVLEIGKAEVISGKPGAEVVIFGLGAMLAEAERLAQMLKAQGFSVAVINPRFAKPIDKDCVDTFGAACELVVTFEDHVLAGGFGSAILETLNALRIDIPVVRVGWPDEFIEHGKVESLREKYGLTAEAALENCKGALEEILEWRGR
- a CDS encoding TMEM175 family protein, producing the protein MKHVNSTPARLEAFSDGVIAVIITIMVLELKVPHEDGFAGLRQVLPTLLIYALSFTYTGIYWINHRHLIDRCSERIDRVDEAMLWSNLFLLFCLSLLPFSTAYLLDKHLDSLSVALYGTGNLVTGFSFMLLRLAILRRLRRSGKLLHEDMAARPKDMISVVTYVVSIPLACYHPDVALGLIAAVTLIWIIPTIGVEPCEDHLHNDPI
- a CDS encoding dicarboxylate/amino acid:cation symporter, with amino-acid sequence MNISKNDLGFLLPGVGLFLVGILTQSLGHGAATARLAGEVVRWAGIAGLAVYGVRRRSLTPWIFIAMVAGAEIGFDAPVFAGSLRVFSDIFLRMIKTIVAPLILATLVTGIAGHGDLKGVGRIGVKSLIYFEVLTTLALVIGLVAINISKAGVGLSLPAAAGAAEAIQKVAPLHWDDFLLHIFPENIAKSIAEGQILQVAVFGVFFGIALACLSEEKRGPVLRLCESLSEVMFKFTNVVMYFAPIGVGAAMAFTVGHLGLGVLVNLGKLLLTLYAALIAFAVLVMLPVALIAGVPVRRFLRAVAEPATIAFATAASEAALPRAMESMEALGVPRRILAFVIPAGYSFNLDGSTLYLALASIFVAQAAGIHMSWGEQLLMMGTLILTSKGVAGVPRATLVVLLATAATFRLPTEPIFVILGIDALMDMGRTMVNVVGNCLASVVVARWEGEFGVEPISEVVLEGMAD
- a CDS encoding YybH family protein, with product MRLKLFASVFASLLPVLTAAAQQPLLPGQASGSLPFGPGAPTAASPLTQPTLSPGVFLLFDLEHRFAASVAKGGGKAFATWFADDAVTLTNGKPAVLGRGNIAAQANWDPKLYQLTWTPQGAQMLPSNDAGYTWGHYEGHARDRNGQPIVTTGRYITLWKKTPDGSWKVALDASADEPPNAGDCCTLPKP
- a CDS encoding PAS domain S-box protein yields the protein MNALQEKDELKRIDALEEYEVLGATPDAALDDIVRLAGQLCNAPLALIALVGPDRLYFRSVIGAEISDAPRGNLPFEDVLLSNDVYEISDARLDPAYRNGIAFAGRSFRFFAGAPLVTPAGAVIGSLSVMDSANRRLTNAQVTSLAALARQAINQLELNNRIRQMDRAAHARVRAESALTVERNFVSAVLDTVGALVVVYDTAGRIVRFNRACETASGYDFPSLVGRYPWERLIPESDISTAIDAFERLRNGEFPATFENKWVSRDGSERLIDWCATALLDPQGQVAFIIATGIDVTVQRAAESTLRESEARYRQLVEGSLGMVCTHDLDGVLLSVNTHGAQSIGRTVEDMVGRSLGDLMIPGKQALLEPYLQQIEETGEAQGLLYLSHVNGEHRVIAYRNKLIDVPGHEPYVLGFGVDISEQVKAEDKLRVLIRQSNSILESVGDGIYGIDLEGKVTVINPAAAQMLGYKPQELLGKVFHDVVHHTRPDGTPYPEEECPVRRTLINRDTIRVANEVFWRKDGTSFPVEYVARPQIESNKDSGREGKAVGVVVAFTDTTERRALDRMKDEFVSTVSHELRTPLTSLRAALGLIAGGALQNRPDKLQHMLEIAIGNTDRLVRLVNDILDLERIGSGQAELHYTMCSVDDLLRRAAGLQQTAAAKSSIAISFDAAGVNVWADPDRVLQTLTNLISNAIKFSPAGSAIRLSARNLDEAEVEIQVEDHGRGIPEDKLEQIFERFQQVDASDSRAMGGTGLGLAICRSIVHQHGGRIWATSRLGEGATFHFTLPTRPANNLR